From Streptomyces sp. NBC_00237, a single genomic window includes:
- a CDS encoding biotin carboxylase N-terminal domain-containing protein produces the protein MISTLLVANRGEIACRVFRTCAELGIDTVAVHSDPDADALHTRTADAAVRLPGAAPSDTYLRGELIVKAALAAGADAVHPGYGFLSENADFARAVTDAGLTWIGPPPPAIEAMASKTRAKALMAEAGVPLLAPVDPATATEADLPLLLKAAAGGGGRGMRIVRELTQLEAEVKAASAEARSAFGDGEVFAEPYVERGRHIEVQVLADAHGTVWALGTRDCSLQRRHQKVIEEAPAPGLDDTRRGALHDAATAAARAVGYVGAGTVEFLVDNSGRAYFLEMNTRLQVEHPVTEAVFGIDLVALQIRIAEGHALPQTPPEALGHAVEARLYAEDPANGWRPQTGVLHALDVPTGPGLRLDTGFESGDTVGVHYDPMLAKVVAHAPTRAEAVRALAHALARTRVHGPVTNRDLLVRSLRHPDFRTGQVDTGFYDRHLDALTTPQPGEDLAAVAAALADAASRGSRFGGGWRNVPSQPQSKTYNGHEVRYRRERDGSYQVEGVDRVVSVTPQEVVLDVDGVRRRHLVQVHASTVYVDTPTGSHTLTPVPRFPDPTSRTAPGSLLAPMPGTVVRVAEGLVEGAHVAAGQPLLWLEAMKMEHRVTAPASGTLTALHAAPGRQVEVGTLLAVVTDTSAQEDQEA, from the coding sequence ATGATCAGCACCCTCCTCGTCGCCAACCGGGGCGAGATCGCCTGCCGCGTCTTCCGCACCTGCGCGGAACTGGGCATCGACACCGTCGCCGTCCACTCCGACCCGGACGCCGACGCACTCCACACCCGTACGGCGGACGCGGCCGTACGTCTCCCGGGGGCAGCGCCCTCCGACACCTACCTGCGCGGCGAACTCATCGTGAAGGCCGCCCTCGCCGCCGGGGCGGACGCCGTGCACCCCGGGTACGGGTTCCTCTCCGAGAACGCCGACTTCGCCCGCGCGGTGACCGACGCCGGGCTGACCTGGATCGGGCCGCCCCCGCCCGCCATCGAGGCCATGGCGTCCAAGACCCGCGCCAAGGCCCTCATGGCGGAGGCCGGAGTCCCGCTCCTCGCTCCCGTCGACCCGGCGACCGCCACCGAGGCCGATCTGCCCCTCCTCCTCAAGGCGGCGGCAGGGGGCGGCGGACGCGGCATGCGTATCGTCCGGGAACTCACCCAGCTCGAAGCCGAGGTGAAGGCCGCCTCCGCCGAAGCGCGTTCCGCCTTCGGCGACGGCGAGGTCTTCGCCGAGCCGTACGTCGAGCGCGGACGCCACATAGAGGTGCAGGTGCTCGCCGACGCGCACGGCACCGTATGGGCGCTCGGCACCCGCGACTGCTCCCTCCAGCGCAGGCACCAGAAGGTGATCGAGGAAGCCCCCGCACCGGGGCTGGACGACACGCGGCGCGGTGCTCTGCACGACGCCGCCACCGCCGCCGCGCGCGCTGTCGGGTACGTCGGCGCGGGCACTGTCGAGTTCCTCGTCGACAACAGCGGCAGGGCCTACTTCCTGGAGATGAACACCCGCCTCCAGGTCGAACACCCCGTCACCGAGGCGGTCTTCGGCATCGACCTCGTCGCCCTTCAGATCCGCATCGCCGAGGGGCACGCCCTCCCGCAGACGCCCCCGGAAGCCCTGGGGCACGCCGTGGAGGCCCGCCTGTACGCCGAGGACCCCGCCAACGGCTGGCGGCCCCAGACCGGCGTCCTGCACGCCCTGGACGTCCCCACCGGGCCCGGACTGCGCCTCGACACCGGTTTCGAGAGCGGCGACACCGTCGGCGTGCACTACGACCCCATGCTCGCCAAGGTCGTCGCCCACGCGCCCACCCGCGCCGAAGCCGTCCGCGCCCTCGCGCACGCCCTCGCCCGCACCCGCGTGCACGGACCCGTCACCAACCGGGACCTCCTGGTGCGCTCCCTGCGCCACCCCGACTTCCGCACCGGGCAGGTCGACACCGGCTTCTACGACCGTCACCTCGACGCCCTCACCACGCCGCAGCCCGGCGAAGACCTCGCCGCCGTCGCCGCCGCACTCGCGGACGCCGCCAGCCGGGGCAGCCGCTTCGGCGGGGGGTGGCGCAACGTCCCTTCGCAGCCCCAGAGCAAGACGTACAACGGCCATGAAGTCCGCTACCGGCGCGAGCGCGACGGCAGCTATCAGGTGGAGGGCGTCGACCGGGTCGTGTCCGTCACCCCCCAGGAGGTCGTCCTCGACGTCGACGGGGTGCGGCGCCGTCACCTCGTACAGGTGCACGCGAGCACCGTCTACGTCGACACCCCCACCGGCTCGCACACCCTCACCCCCGTCCCGCGCTTCCCCGACCCCACCTCCCGCACCGCCCCCGGCTCCCTCCTCGCCCCCATGCCCGGGACGGTCGTACGGGTCGCCGAAGGGCTCGTGGAAGGGGCTCACGTGGCAGCGGGACAGCCCCTGCTGTGGCTGGAGGCCATGAAGATGGAGCACCGCGTCACCGCTCCCGCCTCCGGCACGCTCACCGCACTCCACGCCGCCCCCGGCCGCCAGGTCGAGGTGGGCACCCTGCTCGCCGTCGTCACGGACACCAGTGCACAGGAGGACCAGGAAGCATGA
- a CDS encoding acyl-CoA dehydrogenase family protein — MSSTANSVIETEEQQALRAAVAALGKRYGRDYLTKVVAEEGHPDELWAEAAKLGYLGVSIPEAYGGGGGGITELSIVLEELGAAGSPLLMMVVSPAICATVIARFGTEAQKTQWLPGLADGSLTMAFGITEPDAGSNSHRITTTARRDGDTWVLTGRKVFVSGVDIADATLVVGRTEDARTGSLKPCLFIVPREAPGFQRSRIDMELQAPEKQFELVLDDVRLPADALVGDEDAGLLQLFAGLNPERIMTAAFAVGMARYALGRAVRYAKERTVWKTPIGAHQAIAHPLAQAHIEIELARLMMRKAATLYDAGDDMGAGEAANMAKYAAAEACVKTVDQAVHTLGGNGLTREYGLASLIVASRVARIAPVSREMILNFVSHQSLGLPKSY; from the coding sequence ATGAGCAGCACCGCGAACAGTGTGATCGAGACCGAGGAGCAGCAGGCGCTCCGCGCCGCCGTCGCCGCCCTCGGCAAGCGCTACGGACGCGACTACCTGACGAAGGTCGTCGCGGAAGAGGGCCACCCCGACGAGCTGTGGGCCGAGGCCGCCAAGCTCGGCTACCTCGGCGTCAGCATCCCGGAGGCGTACGGAGGGGGCGGCGGCGGCATCACCGAACTCTCCATCGTCCTGGAGGAGCTGGGGGCGGCCGGATCGCCGCTCCTCATGATGGTCGTCTCGCCCGCGATCTGCGCCACCGTCATCGCCCGCTTCGGCACCGAGGCGCAGAAGACCCAGTGGCTGCCGGGCCTCGCCGACGGCAGCCTCACCATGGCCTTCGGCATCACCGAGCCCGACGCCGGGTCCAACTCCCACCGCATCACCACCACCGCCCGCCGCGACGGCGACACCTGGGTCCTCACCGGCCGCAAGGTGTTCGTGTCGGGCGTCGACATCGCCGACGCGACGCTCGTCGTCGGGCGGACGGAAGACGCGCGGACCGGCAGCCTCAAGCCCTGCCTCTTCATCGTTCCGCGCGAGGCCCCCGGCTTCCAGCGCTCCCGGATCGACATGGAACTCCAGGCCCCGGAGAAGCAGTTCGAGCTCGTCCTGGACGACGTACGGCTGCCCGCCGACGCCCTCGTGGGCGACGAGGACGCCGGACTCCTCCAGCTCTTCGCGGGGCTCAACCCCGAGCGCATCATGACCGCCGCGTTCGCCGTCGGCATGGCCCGCTACGCCCTCGGCAGGGCCGTCCGGTACGCCAAGGAGCGCACGGTCTGGAAGACGCCCATCGGCGCCCACCAGGCCATCGCGCACCCCCTCGCGCAGGCGCACATAGAGATCGAGCTGGCCCGCCTCATGATGCGCAAGGCCGCCACCCTCTACGACGCGGGCGACGACATGGGCGCGGGGGAGGCCGCCAACATGGCCAAGTACGCGGCGGCGGAAGCCTGTGTGAAGACCGTCGACCAGGCCGTCCACACCCTCGGCGGCAACGGACTCACCCGCGAGTACGGGCTCGCCTCGCTGATCGTCGCCTCCCGGGTGGCCCGGATCGCCCCCGTCAGCCGGGAGATGATCCTCAACTTCGTCTCCCACCAGTCCCTGGGGCTCCCGAAGTCGTACTGA
- a CDS encoding 4-coumarate--CoA ligase family protein, which translates to MVFHSEYADVPDVELPLHEAVLGHAAQYGDTPALIDGTNGTTLTYAQLDAYHRRIAAALAASGLRKGDVLALHSPNTVAYPMVFFAATRAGASVTTVHPLATAEEFAKQLRDSSARWIVTVSPLLETAQRAAELAGGIAEILVCDSAPGHRSVLDLLASTDPEPQIGIDPREDVAALPYSSGTTGVPKGVMLTHHSIATNMAQLEPFIPMKPGDRLLAVLPFFHIYGLTALVNVPLAHGATVVTLPRFELEQFLRTIQDQRINALFVAPPIVLALAKHPAVDSYDLSSLEYVVSAAAPLDANLAKACADRLGLPPVLQAYGMTELSPGTHVVPLNAENPPPGTVGKLLPRTEMRILSLETPGKDLGVGEDGEIAIRGPQRMKGYLGRPDATAEMIDADGWVHTGDIGRTDADGWLFVVDRVKELIKYKGFQVAPADLEALLLTHDGIADAAVIGVYDSDNNEIPKAYVVRQTHAAHLTEEDVIAYVAERVAPYKKVRRVEFTDAVPRAASGKILRRELRERERHQ; encoded by the coding sequence ATGGTGTTCCACAGTGAGTACGCCGATGTGCCGGACGTCGAACTGCCGCTGCACGAGGCGGTACTCGGACACGCCGCACAGTACGGAGACACCCCCGCGCTCATCGACGGGACGAACGGCACCACCCTGACGTACGCCCAGCTCGACGCCTACCACCGCAGGATCGCCGCAGCACTGGCCGCATCGGGCCTCCGCAAGGGTGACGTGCTCGCCTTGCACAGTCCCAACACCGTCGCCTACCCAATGGTGTTCTTCGCCGCCACCAGGGCAGGCGCCTCGGTCACCACCGTGCATCCACTGGCCACCGCGGAGGAGTTCGCCAAACAGCTCCGCGACTCCTCGGCGCGCTGGATCGTCACCGTGTCGCCTCTCCTGGAGACGGCCCAGCGGGCCGCCGAACTCGCCGGCGGCATCGCGGAGATCCTCGTCTGCGACAGTGCTCCCGGCCACCGCTCCGTACTGGACCTGCTCGCCAGTACCGACCCCGAGCCGCAGATCGGCATCGACCCCCGCGAGGACGTCGCCGCACTGCCCTACTCCTCGGGCACCACCGGCGTCCCCAAGGGCGTCATGCTCACCCACCATTCCATCGCCACGAACATGGCGCAGCTCGAACCGTTCATCCCGATGAAGCCCGGCGACCGGCTTCTGGCGGTCCTGCCGTTCTTCCACATCTACGGTCTGACCGCCCTCGTCAACGTCCCCCTCGCACACGGCGCGACGGTGGTCACCCTGCCGCGCTTCGAGCTCGAACAGTTCCTCCGGACCATCCAGGACCAGCGCATCAACGCCCTCTTCGTCGCCCCGCCGATCGTCCTCGCCCTCGCCAAGCACCCCGCCGTCGACAGCTACGACCTCTCCTCGCTGGAGTACGTCGTCAGCGCCGCCGCCCCGCTCGACGCGAACCTCGCGAAGGCTTGTGCGGACCGTCTGGGGCTCCCGCCGGTCCTCCAGGCGTACGGGATGACCGAGCTGTCCCCGGGGACGCACGTGGTGCCCCTGAACGCCGAGAACCCGCCCCCGGGCACCGTCGGCAAGCTCCTCCCGCGCACCGAGATGCGCATCCTGTCCCTGGAGACGCCGGGGAAGGACCTCGGCGTCGGCGAGGACGGCGAGATCGCCATCCGGGGCCCGCAGCGCATGAAGGGCTACCTGGGGCGTCCCGACGCCACCGCCGAGATGATCGACGCCGACGGCTGGGTGCACACCGGAGACATCGGCCGCACCGACGCCGACGGCTGGCTCTTCGTGGTCGACCGCGTCAAGGAACTCATCAAGTACAAGGGCTTCCAGGTCGCCCCCGCCGACCTCGAAGCGCTCCTGCTCACCCACGACGGCATCGCGGATGCCGCCGTGATCGGGGTATACGACTCGGACAACAACGAGATCCCCAAGGCGTACGTCGTACGGCAGACGCACGCCGCACACCTCACGGAGGAGGACGTGATCGCGTACGTCGCCGAACGCGTCGCCCCCTACAAGAAGGTGCGCCGCGTTGAATTCACCGACGCGGTGCCCCGTGCCGCCTCCGGCAAGATCCTGCGCCGGGAGCTCCGAGAAAGGGAACGACACCAGTGA
- a CDS encoding enoyl-CoA hydratase family protein: MTRQALAPTTHDRGITTLTLDSPANRNALSASLVGELGMALDRYGKDSSVRAVVLAHSGNTFSAGADLKSPASPYAFVALLRQIAELPKPVIARVDGHARAGGLGLLGACDMAFASDTSDFAFSEVRIGVAPAVISIPLLPRLDPRAASRYFLTGEVFDGPRAREIGLLTATAPDVDDAVAPVLDALRRASPQGLAETKRLLTAAMRDAFDQDAEDLVQRSAALFASAEAREGVTAHLERRDPAWLL; encoded by the coding sequence GTGACACGGCAGGCCCTGGCCCCCACCACGCACGACCGAGGCATCACCACCCTCACCCTGGACTCGCCCGCGAACCGCAACGCCCTCTCGGCCTCCCTCGTGGGCGAGTTGGGGATGGCCCTCGACCGCTACGGCAAGGACTCCTCGGTGCGGGCGGTGGTGCTCGCGCACAGCGGCAACACCTTCAGCGCCGGCGCCGACCTCAAGTCGCCCGCCAGCCCCTACGCGTTCGTCGCCCTGCTGCGGCAGATCGCCGAACTGCCCAAGCCCGTCATCGCGCGCGTCGACGGGCACGCGCGCGCGGGCGGCCTCGGGCTGCTCGGCGCGTGCGACATGGCGTTCGCCTCCGACACCTCCGACTTCGCGTTCTCGGAGGTACGGATAGGGGTGGCCCCCGCCGTCATCTCGATCCCGCTGCTGCCGCGCCTCGACCCCCGGGCGGCATCCCGGTACTTCCTCACCGGGGAGGTGTTCGACGGGCCGCGCGCCCGGGAGATCGGACTGCTCACCGCCACGGCACCGGATGTGGACGACGCCGTCGCACCTGTGCTGGACGCACTGCGCAGGGCGTCGCCGCAGGGCCTCGCCGAGACGAAGCGGCTGCTCACGGCCGCCATGCGGGACGCTTTCGACCAGGACGCGGAGGACCTGGTACAACGCTCGGCAGCGCTGTTCGCGTCCGCCGAGGCGCGCGAGGGCGTCACCGCACACCTCGAACGACGGGACCCCGCGTGGCTGTTGTGA
- a CDS encoding TetR/AcrR family transcriptional regulator, with product MAVVTAPKQDRSRATRRRLLEAAVACLAERGWAGSTVSVVAEKAGVSRGAAQHHFPTREDLFTAAVEYVAEERSSALRALPGHHIAAVVGAIVDLYTGPLFRAALHLWVAASNEEQLRARVTELEARVGRESHRTAVELLHADESRPGVREIVQGFLDMARGLGLANLLTDDTARRDRVVAQWAHLLEEALRKP from the coding sequence GTGGCTGTTGTGACCGCTCCGAAGCAGGACCGCAGCCGGGCCACCCGCAGACGCCTGCTGGAGGCCGCCGTGGCCTGTCTCGCCGAGCGTGGCTGGGCGGGCTCCACGGTGTCCGTCGTCGCCGAGAAGGCGGGCGTGTCCAGGGGGGCCGCCCAGCACCACTTCCCCACCCGCGAGGACCTCTTCACCGCCGCCGTCGAGTACGTCGCCGAAGAACGCTCCTCCGCACTGCGCGCCCTGCCGGGACACCACATAGCGGCCGTCGTCGGCGCCATCGTCGACCTGTACACGGGGCCGCTCTTCCGGGCCGCCCTGCACCTGTGGGTGGCCGCCTCCAACGAGGAACAGCTGCGCGCCCGGGTCACCGAGCTGGAGGCCAGGGTCGGCCGCGAGAGCCACCGCACAGCGGTGGAGCTCCTGCACGCCGACGAGAGCCGCCCCGGCGTCCGGGAGATCGTGCAGGGCTTCCTCGACATGGCCCGCGGGCTCGGACTCGCCAACCTCCTCACCGACGACACCGCGCGCCGGGACAGGGTGGTGGCCCAGTGGGCGCACCTGCTGGAGGAAGCACTGCGGAAGCCGTAG
- a CDS encoding citrate synthase 2 translates to MSDFVPGLEGVVAFETEIAEPDKEGGSLRYRGVDIEDLVGHVSFGNVWGLLVDGAFNPGLPPAEPFPIPVHSGDIRVDVQSALAMLAPVWGLKPLLDIDEATARDNLARAAVMALSYVAQSARGQGLPMVPQSEIDKADSVVERFMIRWRGEPDPKHVKAVDAYWTSAAEHGMNASTFTARVIASTGADVAAALSGAVGAMSGPLHGGAPSRVLGMIEEIERTGDARAYVRQALDKGERLMGFGHRVYRAEDPRARVLRRTAKELAAPRFEVAEALEKAALEELHERRPDRVLATNVEFWAAIMLDFAEVPAHMFTSMFTCARTAGWSAHILEQKRTGRLVRPSARYVGPGARNPREVAGFEDIAG, encoded by the coding sequence ATGTCCGACTTCGTACCCGGACTTGAGGGAGTCGTCGCGTTCGAAACGGAGATCGCCGAACCGGACAAGGAGGGCGGGTCGCTCCGCTACCGCGGCGTCGACATCGAGGATCTCGTCGGGCACGTGTCCTTCGGGAACGTGTGGGGTCTGCTGGTCGACGGGGCGTTCAACCCGGGACTGCCGCCCGCCGAGCCGTTCCCGATCCCGGTGCACTCCGGCGACATCCGCGTCGACGTGCAGTCGGCGCTGGCGATGCTCGCACCCGTGTGGGGCCTGAAACCCCTCCTCGACATCGACGAGGCCACCGCCCGCGACAACCTGGCGCGGGCCGCCGTGATGGCCCTGTCGTACGTCGCCCAGTCGGCGCGCGGCCAGGGGCTGCCGATGGTGCCGCAGAGCGAGATCGACAAGGCCGACTCCGTGGTCGAACGTTTCATGATCCGCTGGCGCGGCGAGCCCGACCCCAAGCACGTCAAGGCGGTCGACGCGTACTGGACGTCGGCGGCGGAGCACGGCATGAACGCCTCCACGTTCACCGCCCGCGTCATCGCCTCCACGGGTGCCGACGTGGCCGCCGCCCTGTCTGGTGCGGTGGGCGCGATGTCCGGCCCGCTGCACGGCGGTGCGCCCTCCCGCGTGCTCGGCATGATCGAGGAGATCGAGCGCACCGGTGACGCCCGTGCGTACGTCCGCCAGGCGCTCGACAAGGGCGAGCGGCTGATGGGCTTCGGCCACCGCGTGTACCGCGCGGAGGACCCGCGCGCACGCGTCCTGCGGCGTACGGCCAAGGAGCTGGCGGCCCCGCGCTTCGAGGTGGCGGAGGCCCTGGAGAAGGCCGCGCTGGAGGAGCTGCACGAGCGCCGCCCCGACCGGGTGCTGGCGACGAACGTGGAGTTCTGGGCGGCGATCATGCTGGACTTCGCGGAGGTCCCGGCGCACATGTTCACGTCGATGTTCACGTGCGCGCGCACGGCCGGCTGGTCGGCGCACATCCTGGAGCAGAAGCGCACCGGCCGTCTGGTGCGCCCGTCGGCGCGGTACGTGGGTCCCGGCGCGCGGAACCCGCGGGAGGTCGCCGGGTTCGAGGACATCGCGGGCTGA
- the pdxH gene encoding pyridoxamine 5'-phosphate oxidase has protein sequence MREQYRSEPLAEKALAATPMEQFAHWFRQAVTAGLDEPNAMVVATATPDGRPSTRTVLLKAYDGEGFVFFTNYQSRKGEELAANPYVSLLFPWHRIARQVIVTGTAARVSRAETAAYFRTRPHGSQLGAWASNQSRPIGSREELTSAYDDLAARYPEGEKVPVPPHWGGFRVVPQEVEFWQGHENRLHDRLRYARTDAGDWSVQRLNP, from the coding sequence ATGCGCGAGCAGTACCGCAGCGAACCGCTCGCCGAGAAGGCCCTGGCGGCCACCCCCATGGAACAGTTCGCCCACTGGTTCCGTCAGGCGGTCACCGCGGGCCTGGACGAGCCCAACGCCATGGTCGTCGCCACCGCCACCCCCGACGGCCGTCCCAGCACCCGTACGGTGCTCCTGAAGGCGTACGACGGCGAAGGCTTCGTCTTCTTCACCAACTACCAGTCCCGCAAGGGCGAGGAACTCGCGGCGAACCCGTACGTCTCGCTGCTCTTCCCCTGGCACCGCATCGCCCGCCAGGTCATCGTCACCGGCACCGCGGCCCGCGTCTCCCGCGCCGAGACCGCCGCCTACTTCCGCACCCGCCCGCACGGCTCCCAGCTCGGCGCGTGGGCGAGCAACCAGTCCCGGCCCATCGGTTCCCGCGAGGAACTGACCAGCGCGTACGACGACTTGGCGGCCCGCTACCCCGAGGGCGAGAAGGTCCCGGTGCCGCCGCACTGGGGCGGCTTCCGGGTGGTGCCCCAGGAGGTCGAGTTCTGGCAGGGCCACGAGAACCGCCTGCACGACCGGCTGCGCTACGCCAGGACGGACGCGGGCGACTGGTCGGTGCAGCGCCTGAATCCGTAG
- a CDS encoding PAS domain S-box protein: MNASLSNGTAGPEPEAGVGAELLAALLDGMDAALCAFDAEGVVTHWNREATRILGWSAEDAVGRQGFAGWAVRSADADEVQARLMAAMHGGGRQVHEFALLRKDGSRVLVRTQSAAVTGADGKPAGVYSAFGEVHAQIDLERAIALSEVLFEDASWGVVLVDVDLRPTVVNVHAARALGGGRTTLLGRPLGDTVVQGVDELEGALQHVLAEGTPPAPVDLWVTLRTPEGERRRCWRSGFLRLASPLAEEPVPLGVGWLFQDVTEAKTAEQEAARLRFRGNQLQRAARTAAECEDPMEAAAAYLDFGLAGFADHALIDVLRGERLVRVAVTPEGEPGPCNGDNAEAGIPVRYGEGHPALQALDRTGAVRASAGPRTDQEGWATERQWPRDAVHALCTVLRSRGRTVGTVTFLRGATRPAFERPDATYAESIAVRVAASVDLAQVLRGG, from the coding sequence GTGAATGCTTCTCTGAGCAACGGAACCGCTGGGCCTGAGCCCGAGGCCGGAGTGGGGGCGGAACTCCTCGCCGCGCTCCTCGACGGCATGGACGCCGCCCTGTGCGCCTTCGACGCCGAAGGGGTCGTCACGCACTGGAACCGCGAGGCGACCCGCATCCTCGGCTGGAGTGCCGAGGACGCCGTGGGACGGCAGGGGTTCGCCGGGTGGGCGGTGCGCAGCGCCGACGCCGACGAGGTGCAGGCACGGCTGATGGCGGCCATGCACGGGGGAGGGCGGCAGGTCCACGAGTTCGCCCTGCTGCGCAAGGACGGCAGCCGGGTCCTCGTACGGACGCAGTCGGCGGCGGTCACCGGCGCGGACGGCAAACCGGCCGGGGTCTACAGCGCGTTCGGCGAGGTGCACGCCCAGATCGACCTGGAGCGCGCCATCGCGCTGAGCGAGGTGCTCTTCGAGGACGCCTCCTGGGGCGTCGTCCTCGTCGACGTCGACCTGCGCCCCACCGTGGTCAACGTGCACGCCGCACGGGCCCTCGGCGGCGGCCGTACGACGCTCCTGGGGCGCCCGCTGGGCGACACCGTCGTGCAGGGCGTCGACGAGCTGGAGGGCGCCCTGCAGCACGTACTGGCGGAGGGCACCCCGCCCGCGCCCGTCGACCTGTGGGTGACGCTGCGCACCCCGGAGGGGGAGCGGCGGCGCTGCTGGCGCAGCGGCTTCCTGCGCCTCGCCTCGCCGCTTGCGGAGGAACCGGTGCCGCTGGGGGTCGGCTGGCTGTTCCAGGACGTCACCGAGGCCAAGACGGCCGAGCAGGAGGCCGCCAGGCTCCGGTTCCGGGGCAACCAGTTGCAGCGGGCGGCCCGTACGGCCGCCGAGTGCGAGGACCCCATGGAGGCCGCCGCGGCCTACCTGGACTTCGGCCTCGCCGGGTTCGCGGACCACGCCCTGATCGACGTACTGCGCGGAGAGCGGCTGGTGCGGGTCGCGGTCACCCCGGAGGGTGAGCCGGGACCGTGCAACGGGGACAACGCGGAGGCGGGAATTCCGGTGCGGTACGGGGAGGGCCACCCGGCACTCCAGGCGCTCGACCGCACCGGGGCGGTGCGCGCGAGCGCGGGCCCGCGCACGGACCAGGAGGGGTGGGCGACGGAGCGGCAGTGGCCCAGGGACGCCGTGCACGCCCTGTGCACGGTGCTGCGCAGCCGGGGCCGGACGGTGGGCACGGTCACCTTCCTGCGCGGTGCGACCCGCCCCGCCTTCGAGCGCCCGGACGCGACGTACGCGGAGAGCATCGCCGTACGGGTGGCCGCCTCGGTGGACCTGGCACAGGTACTGAGGGGCGGGTGA
- a CDS encoding SIS domain-containing protein, with the protein MSENKLAGQFFDAAIGLLHRVRDEEADSVAAAGTAIADTVASGGRLFAFGAGHSSLAAQDVVYRAGGLALMNLLAVPGVVGIDVMPATLGSALERVDGLAGAVLDSSPAKPGDVLVVISLSGRNALPVEMAMNARALGLKVIGVTSVAYAEGTRSRHKSGSFLKDHCDIVLDSKIAVGDAELTKDGIDAPFAPASTVVTTALMQAVMAAAAGELADRGVEVPLLRSGNVDGGHEWNGRVMTEYRDRIFFRH; encoded by the coding sequence ATGAGCGAGAACAAACTGGCCGGTCAGTTCTTCGACGCGGCGATCGGGCTGCTCCATCGCGTACGGGACGAGGAGGCCGACTCCGTCGCGGCGGCGGGCACCGCCATCGCCGACACCGTGGCCTCGGGCGGCAGGCTCTTCGCGTTCGGCGCGGGCCACTCCTCGCTCGCCGCGCAGGACGTCGTCTACCGCGCGGGCGGGCTCGCCCTGATGAACCTCCTCGCGGTGCCCGGCGTCGTCGGCATCGACGTCATGCCCGCCACCCTGGGCTCCGCCCTGGAGCGCGTGGACGGCCTCGCGGGCGCGGTGCTCGACAGCAGCCCCGCCAAGCCCGGCGACGTCCTCGTGGTGATCTCCCTGTCGGGGCGCAACGCGCTCCCCGTCGAGATGGCGATGAACGCGCGCGCCCTGGGGCTCAAGGTCATCGGCGTGACCTCAGTGGCTTACGCGGAGGGCACCAGGTCGCGCCACAAGTCGGGCAGCTTCCTGAAGGACCACTGCGACATCGTGCTGGACAGCAAGATCGCCGTCGGTGACGCGGAACTGACGAAGGACGGCATCGACGCACCCTTCGCCCCCGCCTCGACCGTGGTCACCACGGCACTGATGCAGGCCGTCATGGCGGCCGCGGCGGGCGAACTCGCCGACCGGGGCGTCGAGGTGCCGCTGTTGCGGTCGGGGAACGTCGACGGGGGCCACGAGTGGAACGGCCGCGTGATGACCGAGTACAGGGACCGGATCTTCTTCCGCCACTGA
- a CDS encoding metal-dependent transcriptional regulator has protein sequence MSGLIDTTEMYLRTILELEEEGVVPMRARIAERLDQSGPTVSQTVARMERDGLVTVAGDRHLEFTEEGRRLATRVMRKHRLAECLLVDVIGLEWEQVHAEACRWEHVMSEAVERRVLELLRHPTESPYGNPIPGLEELGEKSEADPFLDDSMVSLNDLAPGPEGKTVVVRRIGEPIQTDAQLMYTLRRAGVQPGSVVSVTESPGGVLVGSSGEAAELDAETASHVFVAKR, from the coding sequence ATGTCCGGACTGATCGACACCACGGAGATGTATCTCCGCACCATCCTCGAACTTGAGGAGGAGGGCGTCGTCCCCATGCGCGCCCGCATCGCCGAGCGCCTTGACCAGAGCGGTCCGACGGTCAGTCAGACCGTGGCCCGCATGGAGCGCGACGGCCTGGTGACGGTCGCGGGCGACCGGCACCTGGAATTCACCGAGGAGGGCCGTCGGCTGGCCACGCGCGTGATGCGCAAGCACCGGCTCGCGGAGTGCCTCCTCGTCGACGTGATCGGCCTGGAGTGGGAGCAGGTGCACGCGGAGGCGTGCCGCTGGGAGCACGTGATGAGCGAGGCGGTCGAGCGCCGCGTCCTCGAACTGCTCCGGCACCCCACCGAGTCCCCGTACGGCAACCCGATCCCGGGTCTGGAGGAGCTCGGCGAGAAGTCCGAGGCCGACCCGTTCCTGGACGACAGCATGGTCAGCCTGAACGACCTCGCGCCGGGCCCGGAGGGCAAGACGGTCGTCGTACGGCGCATCGGCGAGCCCATCCAGACCGACGCCCAGCTGATGTACACGCTGCGCCGCGCGGGCGTGCAGCCCGGTTCGGTGGTCAGCGTGACCGAGTCGCCCGGCGGGGTGCTGGTCGGCAGCAGTGGCGAGGCGGCGGAGCTGGACGCGGAGACGGCGTCGCACGTCTTCGTCGCCAAGCGCTGA